From Xiphophorus couchianus chromosome 23, X_couchianus-1.0, whole genome shotgun sequence, one genomic window encodes:
- the trim105 gene encoding tripartite motif containing 105, producing the protein MAAAPAAPPPSSKLSLREDLTCAICCDLFQEPVMLSCMHHFCKACISRYWRGTLGPVTCPQCRKEFRSKQFQTNYLVAAMVDKVRSSSSDTYIRNLEKKLSVALQSHNSRKEDLLCTIRKDKDKMDTIKRVGADLQGCVKSEFRALHQILQEEENHMLDQLKREEAEELEKVQRHLEAAELAIRELENNVKLLQESNITLTEFPQLRPCVEVNVAPDFDISAFSSKYLAPLQYITWRRMFKALKPGPAALTFDVETAHPSIHVSRDKTEAVECDVMAPHMSNSKRFVQCVNILAAQAFQSGRHYWEVEVGSSQKWDLGVASETVDKHARIKLSPENGYWTLRLRNRSEYWAGTQPWTRLQLGSPPQRIGVYLDCDERKVAFYNADDMNLLWLFSKGPRGKVFPFFSPCISDNGQKPHAMKLLHGALYN; encoded by the exons AtggctgctgctcctgctgctcctcctccctcATCCAAACTCAGCCTGAGGGAGGACCTGACCTGCGCCATTTGCTGCGACCTGTTCCAGGAGCCTGTCATGCTATCCTGCATGCACCACTTTTGCAAGGCGTGCATCTCAAGGTACTGGAGGGGAACACTGGGTCCTGTAACCTGCCCGCAATGCCGCAAAGAGTTCAGGTCCAAGCAGTTTCAGACCAACTACCTGGTGGCAGCGATGGTGGACAAGGTTCGGTCCTCCTCTTCAGACACCTACATCAGGAATCTGGAG AAAAAGCTGAGTGTGGCGTTGCAGAGCCATAACTCAAGGAAGGAGGATCTCCTCTGCACCATTcgcaaagacaaagacaagatgGATACCATAAAG AGGGTTGGAGCAGATCTGCAGGGGTGTGTCAAAAGTGAGTTCAGAGCTCTGCATCAGAtcctgcaggaggaggagaatcATATGTTGGATCAGCTGAAGAGAGAGGAAGCAGAGGAACTGGAGAAGGTCCAACGTCACCTGGAGGCCGCAGAGCTGGCTATTAGGGAGCTGGAAAATAACGTAAAGCTGCTGCAGGAGTCGAACATCACACTGACTGAG TTTCCACAGTTGAG GCCCTGTGTGGAGGTGAACGTGGCGCCCGATTTTGATATCAGTGCCTTCAGCAGCAAATACTTAGCTCCGTTACAATACATCACATGGAGAAGGATGTTCAAGGCCCTGAAGCCAG GTCCTGCTGCCTTAACGTTTGACGTAGAGACGGCACATCCCAGCATCCACGTATCCCGGGACAAAACCGAGGCTGTCGAGTGCGATGTCATGGCACCGCACATGAGCAACAGCAAGCGCTTCGTCCAGTGCGTCAACATCCTGGCTGCGCAGGCCTTCCAGTCAGGGCGACATTACTGGGAAGTTGAAGTGGGCTCCAGCCAAAAATGGGACCTGGGCGTTGCCTCCGAGACCGTGGACAAACACGCCCGGATCAAACTCAGCCCCGAGAACGGCTACTGGACCCTACGGCTGCGGAACAGGAGCGAATACTGGGCCGGGACGCAGCCATGGACGAGGCTGCAGCTCGGGTCGCCTCCGCAGAGGATCGGGGTGTACTTGGACTGCGATGAGAGGAAGGTGGCCTTCTACAACGCCGACGATATGAACCTGCTGTGGTTGTTCAGCAAGGGGCCGAGAGGAAAAGTGTTCCCCTTCTTCAGCCCATGCATCAGTGATAACGGACAGAAACCCCACGCTATGAAACTCCTCCATGGGGCTCTGTACAACTAA
- the mxd3 gene encoding max dimerization protein 3 isoform X2 codes for MEGSVCSIQVLLWAAEFVERKGREAEHGYASPPPLSPGNSVKRSKQKNKKISAAGGKRRAQLRQCLEQLKKQVPHSTDSMRNTTLNLLRQAQLHIKKLQKQDERAEHLKDRLRWEQRELRVRLEQLQRGTERMRNNSQGSTMSSERSDSDREDVEVDVESIVFDCVDSDGLSIAHMDADHSYSSLDRSRL; via the exons ATGGAAGGAAGTGTTTGCAGCATCCAGGTTCTCCTTTGGGCGGCCGAGTTCGTGGAGAGGAAAGGCCGAG AGGCTGAACATGGATATGCTTCACCCCCGCCTCTCAGCCCCGGTAACTCGgttaaaagaagcaaacagaagaacaaGAAGATTTCTGCTGCTGGCGGTAAAAG ACGAGCTCAGCTGAGGCAGTGCttggagcagctgaagaagcAGGTTCCTCACTctaccgactccatgaggaacACCACCCTGAACCTGCTGAGACAAGCTCAGCTTCACATAAAG aagctgcagaaacaggACGAGCGTGCCGAGCATCTGAAGGACCGCCTTCGCTGGGAGCAGAGGGAGCTGCGGGTTCGGCTGGAGCAGCTCCAGAGGGGAACGGAGAGGATGAGGAACAACAGCCAGGGGTCCACCATGTCCTCTGAGAGGTCGGACTCAGACAGAG AAGACGTGGAGGTGGATGTGGAAAGCATCGTGTTTGACTGCGTGGACTCTGACGGGCTGAGTATTGCACACATGGACGCAGACCACAGTTACTCCAGCTTGGACAGGTCCCGGCTATGA
- the npy7r gene encoding neuropeptide Y receptor Y7 — MSPLDTSNATAEVESSESDLSFLFNDSSDSYQPGFSYDVTKHLGVQITLIMAYSLIILLGLLGNSLVIYMIIRYRNMRTVTNYFIANLALADLLMVTLCLPFTLIYTLLDEWKFGAVLCHMVPFAQALSVHVSILTLTVIALERYRCIVFHLGRRLTWHSSLFIMAFTWTISSVLAAPLAIFREYRYEEIPPINLRMPVCSEKWPHGINRDGVIYSLSMILLLYILPLAIISYAYICIWVKLKNHVSPSSRNDSINRRKKTTKMLALVVVVFATSWLPLHVLQLATDLDLVLRFEEYKLIFTVFHIVAMCPTFTNPLLYGWMNKNYRNGFIMVFRCEDKVDTFHPDGSFRTRSVRGPTPNGRNSRHPTTAV, encoded by the coding sequence ATGAGCCCACTTGACACATCCAACGCCACAGCAGAAGTGGAGTCTAGCGAAAGTGATCTGTCGTTTTTGTTCAACGACAGCTCTGATTCATACCAGCCCGGTTTCAGTTATGATGTCACCAAGCACCTTGGAGTCCAAATCACTCTAATAATGGCTTATTCCTTAATAATCCTGCTGGGGCTGCTGGGCAATTCCCTCGTCATCTACATGATTATTCGCTACAGAAACATGCGGACAGTGACCAACTACTTCATAGCCAACCTGGCTTTGGCAGACCTTCTGATGGTCACTCTGTGCCTGCCCTTTACTCTGATTTACACTCTGCTGGATGAATGGAAGTTTGGTGCCGTGTTGTGCCACATGGTCCCGTTTGCCCAAGCTCTGAGTGTTCATGTGTCCATCCTGACCCTGACTGTCATTGCTCTGGAGCGTTACCGCTGCATTGTCTTCCACCTTGGTCGACGGCTCACCTGGCATTCCAGCCTCTTCATCATGGCATTCACCTGGACTATTTCTTCTGTCCTGGCAGCTCCTCTTGCTATCTTCAGAGAATATCGCTATGAAGAGATTCCTCCTATCAATCTGCGCATGCCTGTCTGCTCTGAGAAGTGGCCCCATGGCATCAACAGGGATGGAGTCATCTACAGTCTCTCAATGATCCTACTATTGTACATTCTTCCTTTAGCAATCATTAGTTATGCATACATATGCATTTGGGTCAAACTGAAAAACCATGTCAGTCCGTCCAGCCGTAACGACAGCATCAACCGACGcaagaaaaccacaaagatgCTAGCACTGGTAGTAGTGGTGTTTGCAACCAGTTGGCTGCCTTTACATGTGCTCCAGCTGGCCACTGATCTGGACTTGGTGCTCCGGTTTGAGGAGTATAAGCTCATCTTCACAGTGTTTCACATCGTGGCTATGTGCCCTACCTTCACCAACCCTCTCCTctatggatggatgaataaaaactaCAGGAATGGCTTCATAATGGTGTTCCGTTGCGAGGACAAGGTAGATACTTTCCACCCAGATGGGTCGTTCAGGACACGCTCTGTAAGAGGGCCCACTCCGAACGGTCGTAACAGCAGACACCCTACTACTGCTGTATGA
- the prelid1a gene encoding PRELI domain containing 1a produces MGKYVCCTGLLKNTWDQVCIAFWQRYPNPYSNHVLTEDIIFREVTPSNCLISRRLLTKTSRAPRWMERYLPKHMTNSAYIIEDSVVDPQKRTMTTLTWNISHARLMSVEERCLYQINQENGSWTEIKREAWISSSLYGLSRAIQEFGLARFKNSVTKTMKGFEYVLSRMQGETPSRTLAETATERARETAMAAKVKAKDLASHAQKKQYV; encoded by the exons ATGGGGAAATACGTTTGCTGCACAGGTTTGCTGAAGAACACCTGGGACCAAGTTTGCATTGCTTTCTGGCAACGTTATCCCAATCCTTACAG TAACCATGTCTTGACGGAGGACATCATCTTCAGAGAAGTTACTCCGTCCAACTGCCTCATTTCCAGACGTCTGTTGACCAAAACCAGCCGTGCACCTCGCTGGATGGAGCGGTACCTCCCAAAGCACATGACCAACTCGGCGTACATCATCGAGGACTCAGTCGTAGACCCTCAGAAACGGACCATGACCACTCTGACCTGGAACATCAGCCACGCTCGCCTCATG TCTGTGGAGGAGCGCTGTCTCTACCAAATTAATCAAGAGAACGGCTCCTGGACGGAGATTAAACGGGAAGCCTGGATCTCTTCCAGTCTCTATGGGCTTTCTAGAGCTATTCAG gAATTTGGTCTGGCAAGGTTCAAGAATAGCGTCACAAAGACAATGAAAGGCTTTGAGTACGTGCTCTCCAGAATGCAAG gGGAAACTCCATCCAGAACCTTGGCAGAGACCGCTACAGAGCGGGCAAGAGAGACAGCAATGGCAGCTAAAGTGAAAGCCAAGGACCTCGCCTCGCATGCTCAGAAGAAACAATACGTATGA
- the mxd3 gene encoding max dimerization protein 3 isoform X1, translating into MEGSVCSIQVLLWAAEFVERKGREAEHGYASPPPLSPGNSVKRSKQKNKKISAAGGKRTVHNELEKNRRAQLRQCLEQLKKQVPHSTDSMRNTTLNLLRQAQLHIKKLQKQDERAEHLKDRLRWEQRELRVRLEQLQRGTERMRNNSQGSTMSSERSDSDREDVEVDVESIVFDCVDSDGLSIAHMDADHSYSSLDRSRL; encoded by the exons ATGGAAGGAAGTGTTTGCAGCATCCAGGTTCTCCTTTGGGCGGCCGAGTTCGTGGAGAGGAAAGGCCGAG AGGCTGAACATGGATATGCTTCACCCCCGCCTCTCAGCCCCGGTAACTCGgttaaaagaagcaaacagaagaacaaGAAGATTTCTGCTGCTGGCGGTAAAAG GACAGTTCACAATGAGCTGGAGAAAAACAG ACGAGCTCAGCTGAGGCAGTGCttggagcagctgaagaagcAGGTTCCTCACTctaccgactccatgaggaacACCACCCTGAACCTGCTGAGACAAGCTCAGCTTCACATAAAG aagctgcagaaacaggACGAGCGTGCCGAGCATCTGAAGGACCGCCTTCGCTGGGAGCAGAGGGAGCTGCGGGTTCGGCTGGAGCAGCTCCAGAGGGGAACGGAGAGGATGAGGAACAACAGCCAGGGGTCCACCATGTCCTCTGAGAGGTCGGACTCAGACAGAG AAGACGTGGAGGTGGATGTGGAAAGCATCGTGTTTGACTGCGTGGACTCTGACGGGCTGAGTATTGCACACATGGACGCAGACCACAGTTACTCCAGCTTGGACAGGTCCCGGCTATGA